A stretch of the Nothobranchius furzeri strain GRZ-AD chromosome 5, NfurGRZ-RIMD1, whole genome shotgun sequence genome encodes the following:
- the prkcsh gene encoding glucosidase 2 subunit beta: MFWYLLLLWGGISAVEVQRPRGVPLSKRPFYEENKPFTCLDGSRTIPFDRINDDYCDCQDGSDEPGTAACPNGNFHCTNAGFRPTFIPSSHVNDGICDCCDATDEYNSGAECQNTCRELWRKEKESMQKLAEIAKEGFLLKQQLIQEAKRGLEEKQTKLGEVQNSKKDLETNVEALRTAKEAAEQPEKEAKERHLKAWEEQNAAIRMEKDKVRMAEVFIELDADGDGFVSVAELLSHSEMDPDSSDGSFTEAEAQELLGGVDKVNTAAFETIWSKIREKYVSESNTDGPAPVETPQEEVREPVSDNDSEPYPDDDIPEEEDEDEDEDEDEDMDDGDYKSPPVTRTDEKKDDSEEGAMPPYDQETQNLIDAAQKARNEFEEAERALREVDDQIRNLEKEISFDFGPSSEFAYLYSQCYELTTGEYVYRLCPFNRVSQKPKYGGSETNLGTWGKWAGPEGNVYSVMKYEQGTGCWQGPNRSTTVKLTCGKETVVTSTSEPSRCEYLMEFTSPAVCQEAPDLEVSDIHEEL; encoded by the exons ATGTTCTGGTACCTGCTGCTGCTTTGGGGAGGAATTTCAGCTGTGGAGGTTCAACGTCCTCGCGGCGTCCCCTTATCGA AGCGACCGTTTTATGAAGAGAACAAGCCGTTTACTTGTCTGGACGGATCCCGGACCATTCCCTTCGACAGAATAAATGATGACTACTGTGACTGCCAGGATGGGTCTGATGAGCCAG GTACCGCTGCTTGTCCCAATGGCAACTTCCACTGCACCAATGCAGGTTTCAGACCAACATTCATCCCTTCCTCTCACGTCAATGATGGAATTTGTG ACTGCTGCGATGCTACAGATGAGTACAACAGTGGGGctgaatgtcagaacacctgcag gGAATTGTGGCGTAAAGAAAAAGAGAGCATGCAGAAGTTGGCAGAAATAGCAAAAGAAGGCTTTTTGCTTAAACAGCAACTTATCCAGGAGGCCAAAAGGGGTCTGGAGGAAAAGCAG ACCAAACTTGGTGAAGTCCAGAACAGCAAAAAGGATCTGGAAACTAACGTGGAAGCTCTGAGGACAGCTAAAGAGGCGGCAGAGCAGCCAGAGAAGGAAGCTAAAGAGCGCCACCTGAAGGCTTGGGAAG AGCAAAACGCTGCCATTCGCATGGAGAAGGACAAAGTTAGAATGGCTGAAGTGTTTATTGAGTTGGATGCTGATGGAGACGGCTT CGTCTCTGTAGCTGAGCTGCTGTCTCATTCTGAGATGGACCCAGATAGTTCTGATGGTTCTTTCACAGAAGCGGAGGCTCAG GAACTGTTGGGCGGAGTGGACAAAGTCAACACAGCAGCGTTTGAGACCATTTGGAGTAAGATCAGAGAGAAATATGTGTCTGAG TCGAACACAGACGGCCCAGCACCAGTGGAAACTCCTCAGGAGGAAGTCAGAGAGCCGGTCTCTGACAACGACTCCGAACCTTACCCTGATGATGACATCCCAGAGGAGGAAGACGAGGATGAAGATGAGGACGAAGATGAAGACATGGATGACGGGGATTACAAA TCCCCTCCTGTGACTCGGACTGATGAAAAGAAGGATGACAGTGAAGAGGGGGCGATGCCACCGTATGACCAAGAAACACAAAATCTTATTGATG CTGCTCAGAAAGCCAGAAATGAGTTTGAAGAAGCTGAGAGAGCTCTACGAGAGGTGGATGATCAGATCAG GAACCTGGAGAAGGAAATCTCCTTTGACTTTGGACCCAGTTCTGAGTTTGCCTACCTCTACAGCCAGTGTTATGAGCTGACTACTGGAGA GTATGTCTACAGACTTTGTCCGTTCAACAGAGTGTCCCAGAAACCCAAGTATGGTGGATCGGAAACTAATTTAGG AACATGGGGGAAATGGGCAGGTCCTGAAGGTAACGTCTACTCTGTAATGAAGTATGAACAGGGAACAGGCTGTTGGCAAGGCCCCAACAGGTCCACCACT GTGAAGTTAACATGTGGAAAGGAAACCGTTGTGACCTCGACATCAGAGCCCAGTCGTTGCGAGTACCTGATGGAGTTCACCAGCCCCGCTGTCTGCCAGGAGGCCCCTGATCTAGAAGTGTCAGACATACATGAAGAGCTGTAG